The genome window GGCACAGGTGCGCCGACTGTGCCAGGAGAATCAGTGGCTGCGTGATGAGTTGGCAGGCACCCAGCAGCGGCTGCAGGAGCGCGAGCAAGAGGTGGTCACGCTGGAGGAGCAGAATCGCCACCTGCAGTTTATGAGCAGCATCCGGAAGTACGATCAGGAGGAGCCTGCGCTGGTACGTGAACCTGTAACTTCATCCACAACTGCACAATCTAACTGCCCCTACCTGCCCCGACCTCACACAGCCTCACCCACATCCCTGAAGTTCAATTACTATACCATATTCTGTAGCATAAGATCACTGAATTTTAATAGTAATACTTTTTGCTGGACTTAAATACATGGCATTTTCATGTAGTAACTAGATTTAGATGACAGCCTGTACTATTTTATTGCTCCCTGCAGGATGACAAAGACACTGCCTCTGCTAAGGAATCCCTGGATGACCTGTTTCCCACTGATGAAGAAGAGCAGTCGCAGAGTAAGTACTGCTTATCAATACGTGCTCACTGTACAAAGAGGTGGTGTCCATGGAGTTCTGTGTCTCAGATTGCTGTACATCTCACTCGTTTACCTGTGTCTCACTTGTCTACTGCTATGTATCACTGCAAAACTTGGCCTGTTCTTCTGTCTCCTGGCATCTCactgtctttgtgtttccagCTTCTTTGTTCTTTCTGCATCATTTCAGGTTGTCATTAAGTTcccagcatttttttccctcatcttatcataaattcataaattccttatcaataaccacttgttctaaTGCAAGGTagctgtggtctggagcctgtcatAGAAGCATACAGCACCAGGCAGCGTACACCCTAagtggatgccagtccatcataggggagtcacacatgcacattcacacactgcagcaatatagtcaccacttcacctcaaacacttgtctttggtcAGTGGGAGGAAGCCTATgcaaacatagggagaacatgccaactccacacaaacaGAGCCAGATTCCatcccacatccaaacccacagccccaaagctgtgaggtaccagcattacctgctgtggCTCTGTGTTGTCCTAATTATAGAATTCAGTTATATAACTGAATACAAAATACATGTCCTTCAATTACAAATACACATGTTCTATAAACCATACATGGTGTGCTTTTACGTAGAatctgaaaaaatgtgatttataatTTGTAGAACTCAATTTGGCTGTGCAGAttgaatgaaatatataaactgGTTACATAATACCTTAACACTTTGCAGTGACTGTCTAATGTGAGGCTTACGGTGAAATTGTAACTTCAGCTAAAAGACTGGTTAATCTCAGAAGTAGAGGAGTTCTGtagtgaaatacatttatttatttagcaaatacttttctctGATGTGATGTAACTCAgagtaagcaaaagtgcatttcacagcagacaaagagctATAAAAGCAGCTATATGATTCTCTTTGTCCAATAACCTCGTTTTTGCTAGCTCACATGACACAAGTACTAACTTGTACAATAGGAAATTCTAATGAGATCATGCATGTTTATGGAGCACTTAGGAGATTCTGAGAAAAGTTGGTCTGAAAGAGACGCATTTGTAgactaaatgttttaaatgctgaaagggaCTTCACATTTCTGAAGGACGGAGGGAGCTAAAGCCATCAGAGTGGAGCCAAAACAAAAGAACCTACAGAGTTTCCATATTGGACCTCTGAAGTATGAGACCACCAAATGACCAGAGTTGGAGGAGCGTAGCTGGTTGTTATGGACTGATCAGGCCCTGAAGGTGTCAGGGTGCGGACTCTGACTATCTTGCAGGCCATAATCAAAGTGTTGAACTCGATTCAAGCAATTTCAGGAAACTGATGGAGGGAGATGGGGAGATACATTGAAACCCTTTGGAAAATCAAAAACAACTTATGCCACAGCATTCTagatcagctggagaggcttgatAGTAGAAGCCAGAAGACCAGATAGGAAGGAATTATAGTAGCCCAAGTAGGATTTCACCATGGCATGGATCAGGACGCTAGTAATGTAATAGGGTATAAGATATGGGAAGATCTTGCAGATGTTTTGTGGGAGGTATCTGATTGGGTTATGGCTTCAGTGTGCTAGGAGAAACTGAAGTCGATGATTATCCCCAGGGTACTGACTAATGAGGCAGATGACAGCAAATTATCTAGACTGAGGTCCTGACAAGTGATCTACATGCCCGGAGATGAAGGATCTTACTCTTGGAGAGGCTGTGTTGTAGATGGTGATCATTTATCCAAGCAGAGCTGTTTGTGAGGCACGCTGGAGTACCAGAGAATACACCTGAAGCTGCATGGGGAGAGCAGAGGAAGaactgagtatcatcagcatagcaatgATTGGATAATCTTTAAGAACCAATAACAGAGCCAAGGGAAGAAGTGTTGGAGAAACATAATGGGCCCAGCACAGAGCCCCGTATAACAAGAGTTGAGAAAGACTAAAAGGAAGACAGGGAGCCATGCCAAGCGTCGTGGTAGGATCTGTATTATAGATAAGACTCACACCATTTCAGTGCTAATCCTTTGCTTCCAAGCTGTAGAGAGGAAAGTAggatccagtggttgacagttTGAGAGCTTCTGATACTGCAGGAAGGGCAGTCTCACAGGAATGACGGCTCTTGAATTTAGACTGATAACGGATCATTCTGGCCAAGGAATACAGATAACTGGCTGGAGACTGCATGTTCAGGAGTCTGCAACCAGGAATGTTCATTATATGCACATATCATTGACAAACTTGATCCTTGTCCTCTACTTTTTCCAGTGTCCCAACCACACAGTAGcgctgctgcagctgcccagCAAGGAGGTTATGAGATACCTGCTCGGTTGCGGACCCTGCACAACCTGGTGATTCAGTACGCATCACAAGGCCGCTACGAGGTGGCTGTGCCCCTGTGTAAACAGGCCCTGGAGGACCTTGAGAAATCTTCTGGTCACAGCCACCCTGACGTGGCCACCATGCTCAACATCTTGGCCCTGGTTTACAGGTAAAAGGAGCACTCAGAAAAAGTTCAGTACAAACTTCTCCTTCCTTTAAGAGTCCTGCAAATAATTTGTCACTCAGACATTTGTTCTGTAGAATAAGGTTATCAAAGTTTTATGTTGAGAATTAGCTGTAAGAGTTAtgccttttttccctttgtttgaCAATGAAGGGACCAGAACAAATACAAAGAAGCGGCCAGCCTGCTGAATGATGCCCTGGCTATACGAGAGAAGACCCTGGGTGTGGACCACCCTGCGGTAAGTATCCACAATTactaattaatttcatattgGTACTCAGTAGGATAACCGATTTGAATAGGTCAAACTGATAAAAGATATGATTTAATTCTGCGTTGACAGTTATGAATATCCAATAATTTCACTGTACCTTCAACAAACCCTTGATCGCTTTACCTGTTCCAAGGACAAAATGTAGACCCGTTCCccactgtgtgtttgtaggTGGCAGCCACACTCAATAACCTCGCTGTGTTGTATGGCAAAAGGGGCAAATACAAGGAGGCTGAGCCACTGTGTAAGAGGGCTCTGGAGATTCGAGAGAAGGTAGGGAAAGGTCAAATAAAAGCATGTACAACTTCATTTACGCCATGCTTTTGTTCTCAACTTGTAGAGTGTTGAACTTAAgtctttgtaattttttacaaaatggtGACACCTTCATTATTTCCATTCACTGATTGACTATAATTGATCCAATgcaaagagggggtgcggtggcgcagtgggttggaccacggtcctgctttccggtgggtctggggttcgagtcctgcttggggtgccttccgacagactggcgtcccgtccggggtgtgtcccctccccctctagccttacgccctgtgttgctgggctagcctccggttcaccacgaccccgcttgggacaagcggtttcagactgtgtgtgtgtgtataataacaATCTGGATTTGAGAAAACACTTGGTGGTCTATACTAGATAGAATGTACAAATCGTATGTGCTTCTTGTATGTGCAGTAAGCTCACCAGGCAAGTCCCaaccctttttgttttttacctgTTTGTTCACACTAAATCCCCTAATACACTAACATACATACATTACTGCAGACCCATCATCTTACCGGCTACTGTGCTGTTACCAGGTGCTGGGAATGGACCACCCAGATGTGGCAAAGCAGCTGAACAACCTAGCACTGCTTTGTCAAAACCAGGGCAAGTACCAGGAAGTGGAGCAGTACTACGAACGTGCCCTGCACATCTATCAGAGCCGTCTTGGCCCTGATGATGCTAACGTGGCAAAAACCAAGAACAACCTGGTGAGACACAGGATAGGTGCATTCATAGGGACATTTCAGTTGTAGTCTCCATTCTATCTGCTCAGATGATAGCACAGTGAAAACAGGGATTGGGTAGGGAAAgggaaagaagacaaaaaatgtTGGGAATGTAATGCAAGGCGATGATGTGTTTGAGCTCCTATGCATCTCCTCTTCTGTTTGTGCCTGTGGGGTGGCAGGCTTCCTGTTATTTGAAGCAAGGGAAGTACAGACAGGCAGAAGCTCTTTACAAGGAAATTCTGACTCGGGCCCATGAGAAGGAGTTTGGATCTGTTGAAGGTAAAATCAAAAATGCCTCTGATGCAACAAGAACTGAAATACTGTAATCGTGACAATAATCAcatataatttttattcttGCACTCTTTAGGTGATGGGCGGCCAATGTGGATCACCACAGAGGAAGGAAGTTCCCGACAGGTGATATGATCAGTAGAAAGATGGTTGAACCTAGGGGATATTTTCATTACAGAAggccactgtataaatggatacacTGAAAACTGCATTCTGTTACAAAAATAgtaacagaaaatgtaattatcagACCTGATTTATAGCCATCCTGATGCACTCTGCTTCTGCTCACAGGATGGACTAGGCAGCCTGAAGCGCAGTGGCTCATTTACAAAGCTTAGGGAGTCTATCCGGAGGAGCAGCGAAAAGCTGGTACGGAAACTGAAGGGAGTGGGAGCGCAGGACAGCACCCCCCGAACTCCAGGGTAAGAGGCCAGCTTACAGCTGGCACTGCATTGTATGGTCACTGTTACTGTTAACACATTGGTAAGGGTATAGTTTACCTTTCAAGAACCATGCTTCCATAGTGCAGCAGACAAAAACCGTGTGTCATGGAATGTTTGTCTCCTTCATCAGGATGAAAAGGGCCAACTCCCTTAATGTGTTAAATGTTGGAGTGCGAGAGAGCCAGGACACAGCCCAGGTAAGAGGGAAATGATCTTATACTTAAGCTCATAAGTCTTGAGATAGCAGGAGGCTTATCTCTGAAATCCCTGCTTGTTAGTCTCTCTGTACTACATTGGGTTTGGTTTGTGCATAATTTTCCGACTACATTAGCACTGTACAATAATTTAAGAATGTGCATGAAGTTATCGCTTGTGTAATATATTCCTGTTTCTGAACCCAGAACCTCAGCAGTCTGACGGAGTCTCGTGGGCTTAGCTCCAGTACACAGATTTTGGCACGTCGAGGGTCTCTGGGTGGAACCAGCTAACACAGCTTCACCTCTGATCTCTGACCGCTAAGCACTTCCTTCTTAAAGCTTACTCATTCCGTAGCACTGTGGCTGCCCTCCTGGATTGTTCCCACAAGCCTGCTAGTTCTGCAGAACTCTGGAGGTTTTAGGATAAGTTCTGCTTTTTCCTTTATGTCTCCAAGATGCAAGAATAGGAAGACACCTTGATGGGCAAGTCGCGTAAACTTGTCCATTCTAATGGAAAATGGAATTCTAACAAGTGTTGTTGAGCCTATGGGGTGTCATCACTGGAGAGAAGGAAGACTTGGTCTGAAGCTTGCACTTGCTCATCATTAGCTAGTCCTTCACTTTGCCCCCATTAATCATGCCTGTGGTTTACTTACAATGGCAAAAAGGGATTAGGACACTTGTAATGGAAAGGCGGTGTGCAGTTCAACATTAACCAGAGaccttttcttattttgtttgtcctgccttatttttatttggaaGCAAGATGACAGGCCTTTGTTTTATAGCTagtttttcagatttatttgtcAAAGGCCAAGGGCCatcagttttgattttaatcCGTTGCAGGGGGATGTGATAATGGGACCAAAGTAAACAATTAATTACCAT of Scleropages formosus chromosome 10, fSclFor1.1, whole genome shotgun sequence contains these proteins:
- the klc3 gene encoding kinesin light chain 3 isoform X2, with amino-acid sequence MGSAMLSGEEILCSTRQVIAGLEALRGENQNLLDSLQEALQNRPSTETGVEHEKRGIIQESLERIELGLSEAQVMMALSAHLGSLEAEKQKLRAQVRRLCQENQWLRDELAGTQQRLQEREQEVVTLEEQNRHLQFMSSIRKYDQEEPALDDKDTASAKESLDDLFPTDEEEQSQMSQPHSSAAAAAQQGGYEIPARLRTLHNLVIQYASQGRYEVAVPLCKQALEDLEKSSGHSHPDVATMLNILALVYRDQNKYKEAASLLNDALAIREKTLGVDHPAVAATLNNLAVLYGKRGKYKEAEPLCKRALEIREKVLGMDHPDVAKQLNNLALLCQNQGKYQEVEQYYERALHIYQSRLGPDDANVAKTKNNLASCYLKQGKYRQAEALYKEILTRAHEKEFGSVEGDGRPMWITTEEGSSRQDGLGSLKRSGSFTKLRESIRRSSEKLVRKLKGVGAQDSTPRTPGMKRANSLNVLNVGVRESQDTAQNLSSLTESRGLSSSTQILARRGSLGGTS
- the klc3 gene encoding kinesin light chain 3 isoform X1 → MVQLMGSAMLSGEEILCSTRQVIAGLEALRGENQNLLDSLQEALQNRPSTETGVEHEKRGIIQESLERIELGLSEAQVMMALSAHLGSLEAEKQKLRAQVRRLCQENQWLRDELAGTQQRLQEREQEVVTLEEQNRHLQFMSSIRKYDQEEPALDDKDTASAKESLDDLFPTDEEEQSQMSQPHSSAAAAAQQGGYEIPARLRTLHNLVIQYASQGRYEVAVPLCKQALEDLEKSSGHSHPDVATMLNILALVYRDQNKYKEAASLLNDALAIREKTLGVDHPAVAATLNNLAVLYGKRGKYKEAEPLCKRALEIREKVLGMDHPDVAKQLNNLALLCQNQGKYQEVEQYYERALHIYQSRLGPDDANVAKTKNNLASCYLKQGKYRQAEALYKEILTRAHEKEFGSVEGDGRPMWITTEEGSSRQDGLGSLKRSGSFTKLRESIRRSSEKLVRKLKGVGAQDSTPRTPGMKRANSLNVLNVGVRESQDTAQNLSSLTESRGLSSSTQILARRGSLGGTS